Proteins from a single region of Streptococcus mitis:
- a CDS encoding multidrug efflux MFS transporter has translation MTEINWKDNLRIAWFGNFLTGASISLVVPFMPIFVENLGVGSEQVAFYAGLAISVSAISAALFSPIWGILADKYGRKPMMIRAGMAMTITMGGLAFIPNIYWLIFLRLLNGVFAGFVPNATALIASQVPKEKSGTALGTLSTGVVAGTLTGPFIGGFIAELFGIRTVFLLVGSFLFLAAVLTICFIKEDFQPVAKEKAIPTKELFTSVKYPYLLVNLFLTSFVIQFSAQSIGPILALYVRDLGQTENLLFVSGLIVSSMGFSSMMSAGVMGKLGDKVGNHRLLVVAQFYSVIIYLLCANASSPFQLGLYRFLFGLGTGALIPGVNALLSKMTPKAGISRVFAFNQVFFYLGGVVGPMAGSAVAGQFGYHAVFYATSLCVAFSCLFNLLQFRTLLKVKEI, from the coding sequence ATGACAGAGATTAACTGGAAGGATAATCTGCGCATTGCCTGGTTTGGTAATTTTCTGACAGGAGCCAGTATTTCTTTGGTTGTGCCTTTTATGCCCATCTTTGTGGAAAATCTAGGTGTAGGGAGTGAGCAAGTTGCTTTTTATGCAGGTTTAGCTATTTCTGTCTCTGCCATTTCCGCAGCGCTCTTTTCTCCTATCTGGGGTATCCTTGCTGACAAATACGGTCGAAAGCCCATGATGATTCGAGCAGGCATGGCCATGACCATTACTATGGGAGGCTTAGCCTTTATCCCAAATATCTATTGGCTAATCTTTCTTCGCTTACTGAATGGTGTATTTGCGGGTTTTGTTCCCAATGCAACGGCCTTGATAGCCAGTCAGGTTCCCAAGGAGAAATCAGGAACTGCCTTAGGTACTTTGTCTACAGGCGTAGTTGCAGGTACTCTAACTGGTCCCTTTATCGGGGGATTTATCGCAGAATTATTTGGCATTCGTACTGTTTTCTTACTGGTTGGTAGTTTTCTATTCTTAGCTGCTGTTTTGACTATTTGCTTTATCAAGGAAGATTTTCAACCAGTAGCCAAGGAAAAGGCCATCCCAACAAAGGAATTATTTACATCAGTTAAATATCCCTATCTCTTGGTCAACCTCTTTCTGACTAGTTTTGTCATCCAATTTTCAGCCCAATCAATCGGCCCTATCTTAGCTTTGTATGTGCGCGACTTAGGCCAGACAGAGAATCTTCTCTTTGTATCTGGTTTGATTGTGTCCAGTATGGGCTTTTCCAGCATGATGAGTGCAGGAGTCATGGGAAAGCTAGGTGACAAGGTGGGGAACCATCGTCTCTTGGTTGTAGCCCAGTTTTATTCAGTCATCATCTATCTTCTCTGTGCCAATGCTTCTAGCCCCTTTCAACTAGGCCTCTATCGTTTCCTCTTTGGATTGGGAACCGGTGCCTTGATTCCCGGAGTTAATGCCCTTCTCAGCAAGATGACGCCCAAAGCTGGTATTTCGAGGGTCTTTGCCTTTAATCAGGTATTCTTTTATCTGGGCGGTGTCGTTGGTCCCATGGCAGGTTCTGCAGTAGCAGGTCAATTTGGCTACCATGCAGTCTTTTATGCGACAAGCCTTTGTGTTGCCTTTAGTTGTCTCTTTAACCTTCTTCAATTTCGAACATTATTAAAAGTAAAGGAAATCTAG
- the secG gene encoding preprotein translocase subunit SecG: MYNLLLTILLVLSVVIVIAIFMQPTKNQSSNVFDASSGDLFERSKARGFEAVMQRLTGILVFFWLAIALALTVLSSR; this comes from the coding sequence ATGTATAACCTATTATTAACCATTTTATTAGTATTATCTGTTGTGATTGTAATTGCAATTTTCATGCAACCAACCAAAAACCAATCCAGCAATGTATTTGATGCCAGCTCAGGTGATTTGTTTGAACGCAGTAAAGCACGCGGTTTTGAAGCTGTAATGCAGCGTTTGACAGGGATTTTAGTCTTTTTCTGGCTAGCCATTGCCTTAGCATTGACGGTATTATCAAGTAGATAA
- a CDS encoding O-methyltransferase — MVESYSKNANHNMRRPVVKEEIVDLMRQRQKQVTGSLKELEDFARKENIPIIPHETVAYFRFLMETIQPKNILEIGTAIGFSALLMAEHAPKAKITTIDRNPEMIGFAKENFARFDSRKQVTLLEGDAVDVLSTLTESYDFVFMDSAKSKYIVFLPEILKHLEVGGVVVLDDIFQGGDVAKDIMEVRRGQRTIYRGLQRLFDATLDNPGLTATLVPLGDGILMLRKNVADVQLPDSE; from the coding sequence ATGGTTGAATCGTATAGTAAAAATGCCAACCATAACATGCGTCGTCCTGTTGTCAAGGAAGAAATTGTGGACTTGATGCGCCAGCGTCAAAAGCAAGTCACAGGCTCTTTGAAAGAATTGGAAGACTTTGCTCGCAAGGAAAATATTCCCATCATTCCTCATGAAACGGTTGCTTATTTCCGTTTTCTCATGGAAACCATACAACCTAAAAACATTCTGGAAATTGGGACGGCTATCGGTTTTTCAGCCCTCTTGATGGCGGAACATGCACCAAAGGCCAAGATTACAACCATTGACCGCAATCCAGAGATGATTGGATTTGCCAAGGAAAATTTTGCCCGGTTTGACAGTCGCAAGCAAGTTACACTTCTAGAAGGAGATGCGGTAGATGTCTTATCTACCTTGACAGAGTCTTATGATTTCGTCTTTATGGATTCTGCTAAGTCTAAATACATCGTCTTTTTGCCAGAAATCCTCAAACATTTAGAAGTTGGTGGTGTGGTTGTCTTGGATGATATTTTCCAAGGTGGTGATGTTGCCAAGGATATTATGGAAGTCCGTCGTGGTCAGCGAACCATTTATCGAGGCCTTCAAAGACTATTTGACGCAACCTTAGACAATCCAGGACTCACTGCAACATTAGTACCTCTGGGTGACGGCATTCTCATGCTTCGTAAAAATGTAGCAGATGTTCAATTGCCTGACAGCGAATGA
- the prsA gene encoding peptidylprolyl isomerase PrsA, with translation MKKKLLAGAITLLSVATLAACSKGSEGADLISMKGDVITEHQFYEQVKINPSAQQVLLNLTIQKVFEKQYGSEVDDKEIDDIISGEEKQYGENYQRVLSQSGMTLETRKAQIRTSKLVEFAVKKAAEAELTDEAYKKAFESYTPDVTAQIIRLDNEDKAKEVLEKAKASGADFAQLAKDNSTDEKTKANGGEITFDSASTEVPDQVKKAAFALDVNGISDVITATGTQAYSSQYYIVKLIKKTEKSSNIDDYKEKLKTVILTQKQNDASFVQSIVGKELQAANIKVKDQAFQNIFTQYIGGGDSSSSSSSKE, from the coding sequence ATGAAAAAAAAATTATTGGCAGGTGCCATTACACTATTATCAGTAGCAACTTTAGCAGCTTGTTCTAAAGGTTCAGAAGGGGCTGACCTTATCAGCATGAAAGGGGATGTCATCACTGAACATCAATTTTATGAGCAAGTGAAAATCAATCCTTCAGCCCAACAAGTCTTGTTGAACTTGACTATTCAAAAAGTATTTGAGAAGCAATATGGCTCAGAAGTAGATGACAAAGAAATCGATGATATCATTTCTGGAGAAGAAAAACAATATGGTGAGAATTACCAACGTGTCTTATCACAATCAGGCATGACTCTTGAAACACGTAAAGCACAAATTCGTACAAGTAAATTAGTTGAATTTGCAGTTAAAAAGGCTGCAGAAGCTGAATTAACTGATGAAGCCTATAAGAAAGCATTTGAGAGCTATACTCCGGACGTAACTGCTCAAATTATTCGTCTTGATAATGAGGATAAAGCGAAAGAAGTCCTCGAAAAAGCTAAGGCAAGTGGCGCAGATTTCGCTCAATTAGCTAAAGATAACTCAACTGATGAGAAAACCAAAGCGAACGGTGGTGAAATCACATTTGATTCTGCATCAACAGAAGTCCCAGATCAAGTTAAGAAAGCAGCTTTTGCCTTGGATGTTAATGGTATTTCTGATGTTATTACAGCTACTGGTACTCAAGCATACAGCAGTCAGTATTACATTGTAAAACTCATTAAGAAAACAGAAAAGTCATCTAATATCGATGACTACAAAGAAAAATTGAAAACTGTTATTTTGACTCAAAAACAAAATGATGCATCATTTGTTCAAAGTATTGTCGGAAAAGAATTGCAAGCAGCCAATATCAAGGTTAAAGACCAAGCCTTCCAAAATATCTTTACCCAATATATCGGTGGTGGCGATTCAAGCTCAAGTAGTTCTTCAAAAGAATAA
- the smpB gene encoding SsrA-binding protein SmpB, which yields MAKGEGKVVAQNKKARHDYTIVDTLEAGMVLTGTEIKSVRAARINLKDGFAQVKNGEVWLSNVHIAPYEEGNIWNQEPERRRKLLLHKKQIQKLEQETKGTGMTLVPLKVYIKDGYAKLLLGLAKGKHDYDKRESIKRREQNRDIARVMKAVNQR from the coding sequence ATGGCAAAGGGCGAGGGAAAGGTCGTCGCACAAAATAAAAAGGCACGCCACGACTATACAATCGTAGATACGCTAGAGGCAGGGATGGTCCTGACTGGGACTGAAATCAAGAGTGTACGAGCAGCTCGAATCAATCTCAAGGATGGCTTTGCCCAAGTAAAAAATGGGGAGGTCTGGTTGAGCAATGTTCATATCGCCCCTTACGAAGAGGGTAATATCTGGAACCAGGAACCAGAACGTCGCCGTAAACTCCTGCTCCATAAGAAGCAAATTCAAAAATTGGAACAAGAGACTAAAGGGACAGGAATGACGCTGGTTCCTCTTAAAGTCTATATTAAAGATGGATATGCCAAGCTCCTTTTAGGCCTTGCTAAAGGGAAGCATGACTACGACAAGAGAGAGTCTATCAAACGACGTGAACAAAACCGCGACATCGCGCGTGTCATGAAAGCAGTCAACCAGCGATAA
- the rpmG gene encoding 50S ribosomal protein L33, whose protein sequence is MRVKINLKCSSCGSINYLTSKNSKTHPDKIEVLKYCPKERKVTLHLESK, encoded by the coding sequence GTGAGAGTAAAAATTAATCTCAAATGCTCCTCTTGTGGCAGTATCAATTACCTAACTAGTAAAAATTCAAAAACCCATCCTGACAAGATTGAGGTTTTAAAGTATTGTCCCAAGGAAAGAAAAGTAACCCTACATCTTGAATCTAAGTAG
- a CDS encoding type II toxin-antitoxin system HicB family antitoxin — protein MLKSYPAIFHREGTGYWVEFPEFGGGTEGATIELAMKNAREMLESVLASYIDEGLALPTPSDIAELKAPDGFVTLIQVNPLPFVKNNKAIRKNVTVPEWLVRLADREKVNYSEVLTQALESRLQL, from the coding sequence ATGCTAAAATCTTATCCTGCTATTTTTCATAGAGAAGGCACTGGATACTGGGTTGAATTTCCTGAATTTGGAGGCGGGACTGAAGGAGCAACGATTGAACTTGCAATGAAAAATGCTCGGGAAATGCTTGAGAGTGTTTTAGCTTCTTATATTGATGAAGGACTGGCTTTGCCTACTCCTAGTGACATTGCTGAGTTGAAAGCTCCTGATGGATTTGTGACTTTGATTCAGGTCAATCCCTTGCCTTTCGTAAAGAATAATAAAGCGATTCGAAAAAATGTTACGGTTCCAGAGTGGCTAGTCAGACTTGCAGATCGTGAGAAAGTGAACTATTCTGAAGTGTTGACACAAGCTCTTGAAAGTCGCTTGCAACTCTAA
- the pepF gene encoding oligoendopeptidase F, which yields MVLQRNEINEKDTWDLSTIYPTDQAWEEALKDLTEQLEKVNQYEGHLLDTADSLLEITEFSLEMERQMEKLYVYAHMKNDQDTREAKYQEYYAKAMTLYSQLDQAFSFYEPEFMEISEKQYADFLEAQPKLQVYQHYFDKLLQGKDYVLSQREEELLAGAGEIFGSASETFAILDNADIVFPYVLDDDGEEVQLSHGTYTRLMESKNREVRRGAYQALYATYEQFQHTYAKTLQTNVKVQNYRAKVRNYKSARHAALAANFVPESVYDNLVAAVRKHLPLLHRYLELRSKILGISDLKMYDVYTPLSSVEYSFTYQEALKKAEDALAVLGEDYLSRVKRAFSERWIDVYENQGKRSGAYSGGSYDTNAFMLLNWQDNLDNLFTLVHETGHSMHSSYTRETQPYVYGDYSIFLAEIASTTNENILTEKLLEEVEDDATRFAILNNFLDGFRGTVFRQTQFAEFEHAIHQADQNGEVLTSDFLNKLYADLNQEYYGLSKEDNPEIQYEWARIPHFYYNYYVYQYSTGFAAASALAEKIVHGSQEDRDRYIDYLKAGKSDYPLNVMRKAGVDMEKEDYLNDAFAVFERRLNEFEALVEKLGLA from the coding sequence ATGGTATTACAAAGAAATGAAATAAATGAAAAAGATACATGGGATCTATCAACGATTTACCCAACTGACCAGGCTTGGGAAGAAGCCTTAAAAGATTTAACAGAACAATTGGAGAAAGTAAACCAGTATGAAGGACATCTCCTGGATACTGCGGATAGCCTACTAGAAATCACTGAATTTTCTCTTGAGATGGAACGCCAAATGGAGAAGCTTTACGTTTATGCTCATATGAAGAATGACCAAGACACACGTGAAGCCAAGTACCAAGAGTACTATGCCAAGGCCATGACTCTCTATAGCCAGCTAGACCAAGCCTTTTCATTCTATGAACCTGAATTTATGGAAATCAGTGAAAAGCAGTATGCTGACTTTTTAGAAGCTCAACCAAAATTGCAGGTTTATCAACACTATTTTGACAAACTTTTACAAGGAAAAGACTACGTTTTATCACAACGTGAAGAAGAATTATTGGCTGGAGCTGGAGAAATCTTTGGTTCGGCAAGTGAAACCTTCGCTATCTTGGACAATGCGGATATTGTGTTCCCTTATGTCCTCGACGATGATGGTGAGGAAGTGCAGCTCTCTCATGGGACTTACACACGTTTGATGGAATCTAAAAATCGTGAGGTTCGTCGTGGTGCCTACCAAGCTCTTTATGCGACTTATGAACAATTCCAACATACCTATGCCAAAACCTTACAAACAAATGTTAAGGTTCAAAACTACCGTGCCAAAGTTCGCAACTACAAGAGTGCGCGTCATGCAGCCCTAGCGGCCAATTTTGTTCCAGAGAGTGTTTATGACAATTTGGTAGCAGCAGTTCGCAAGCACTTGCCACTCTTGCATCGTTACCTTGAGCTTCGTTCAAAAATCTTGGGGATTTCAGACCTCAAGATGTACGATGTCTACACGCCACTTTCATCTGTTGAATACAGTTTCACCTACCAAGAAGCCTTGAAAAAAGCTGAAGATGCCTTGGCAGTCTTGGGTGAGGATTACTTGAGCCGTGTTAAACGTGCCTTCAGCGAGCGTTGGATTGATGTTTATGAAAATCAAGGCAAGCGTTCAGGGGCTTACTCTGGTGGTTCTTACGATACCAATGCCTTTATGCTTCTTAACTGGCAGGACAATCTAGACAATCTCTTTACCCTTGTTCATGAAACAGGTCATAGTATGCATTCAAGCTATACTCGTGAAACTCAGCCTTATGTTTACGGAGATTATTCTATCTTCTTGGCTGAGATTGCATCAACTACCAATGAAAATATCTTGACGGAGAAATTATTGGAAGAAGTGGAAGATGATGCAACGCGCTTTGCTATTCTCAATAACTTCCTAGATGGTTTCCGTGGAACAGTTTTCCGTCAAACTCAATTCGCTGAGTTTGAACACGCTATCCACCAAGCAGACCAAAACGGGGAAGTCTTGACCAGCGATTTCCTAAACAAACTCTACGCAGACTTGAACCAAGAGTATTATGGATTGAGCAAGGAAGATAATCCTGAAATCCAATATGAGTGGGCCCGCATTCCACACTTCTACTATAACTACTATGTATATCAATATTCAACTGGTTTTGCAGCAGCCTCAGCCTTGGCTGAAAAGATTGTTCATGGTAGTCAAGAAGACCGTGACCGTTATATCGACTACCTCAAGGCAGGGAAGTCTGACTATCCACTCAATGTCATGAGAAAAGCTGGTGTTGATATGGAGAAGGAAGATTACCTCAACGATGCCTTTGCAGTCTTTGAACGCCGTTTAAATGAGTTTGAAGCCCTTGTTGAAAAATTGGGATTGGCATAA
- the rnr gene encoding ribonuclease R, protein MKDRIKEYLQDKGKVTVNDLAQALGKDGSKDFRELIKTLSLMERKHQIRFEEDGSLTLEVKKKHEITLKGIFHAHKNGFGFVSLEGEEEDLFVGKNDVNYAIDGDTVEVVIKKVADRNKGTAAEAKIIDILEHSLTTVVGQIVLDQEKPKYAGYIRSKNQKISQPIYVKKPALKLEGTEVLKVFIDKYPSKKHDFFVASVLDVVGHSTDVGIDVLEVLESMDIVSEFPEAVVKEAESVPDAPSQKDMEGRLDLRDEITFTIDGADAKDLDDAVHIKALKNGNLELGVHIADVSYYVTEGSALDKEALNRATSVYVTDRVVPMLPERLSNGICSLNPQVDRLTQSAIMEIDKHGRVVNYTITQTVIKTSFRMTYSDVNDILAGDEEKRQEHQKIVPSIELMAKLHETLENMRVKRGALNFDTNEAKILVDKQGKPVDIVLRKRGIAERMIESFMLMANETVAEHFSKLDLPFIYRIHEEPKAEKVQKFIDYASSFGLRIYGTASEISQEALQDIMRAVEGEPYADVLSMMLLRSMQQARYSEHNHGHYGLAADYYTHFTSPIRRYPDLLVHRMIRDYGRSKEIAEHFEQVIPEIATQSSNRERRAIEAEREVEAMKKAEYMEEYVGEEYDAVVSSIVKFGLFVELPNTVEGLIHITNLPEFYHFNERDLTLRGEKSGITFRVGQQIRIRVERADKMTGEIDFSYIPSEFDVIEKGFKQSNRSDRGRGSSRRSDKKEDKRKSGRSNDKRKHSQKDKKKKGKKPFYKEVAKKGAKHGKGRGKGRRTK, encoded by the coding sequence ATGAAAGATAGAATAAAAGAATATTTACAAGACAAGGGAAAGGTGACTGTCAATGACTTGGCTCAGGCTTTGGGAAAAGACGGTTCCAAGGATTTTCGTGAGTTGATTAAAACCTTGTCCTTAATGGAAAGAAAGCATCAGATACGCTTTGAGGAAGATGGCAGTCTGACTTTGGAAGTCAAGAAAAAACATGAGATTACCCTCAAGGGGATTTTTCATGCCCATAAAAATGGCTTTGGCTTTGTTAGTCTGGAAGGGGAAGAGGAAGACCTTTTTGTAGGAAAAAACGATGTCAACTATGCTATTGATGGTGATACCGTTGAGGTCGTCATCAAGAAAGTCGCTGACCGCAATAAGGGAACAGCGGCAGAAGCAAAAATTATTGATATCTTAGAACACAGCCTGACAACAGTTGTCGGCCAAATCGTTCTAGATCAGGAAAAACCTAAGTATGCTGGCTACATTCGTTCGAAAAATCAGAAAATAAGTCAACCGATTTATGTGAAGAAACCAGCCCTAAAACTAGAAGGAACCGAAGTTCTCAAGGTCTTTATCGATAAATACCCAAGCAAGAAACATGATTTCTTTGTCGCTAGTGTCCTCGATGTGGTGGGGCATTCAACGGATGTCGGAATTGATGTTCTTGAGGTCTTGGAATCAATGGACATTGTATCCGAGTTTCCAGAAGCTGTTGTCAAGGAAGCAGAAAGTGTGCCTGATGCTCCGTCTCAAAAGGATATGGAAGGCCGTCTGGACTTGAGAGATGAGATTACCTTCACCATTGATGGTGCTGATGCTAAGGACTTGGACGATGCGGTGCATATCAAGGCCTTGAAAAATGGTAATCTGGAACTCGGAGTTCACATAGCAGATGTTTCCTACTATGTGACTGAGGGTTCTGCCCTTGATAAGGAAGCCCTTAACCGCGCGACTTCTGTCTATGTGACAGACCGTGTGGTCCCAATGCTTCCCGAACGACTGTCAAATGGAATCTGTTCTCTCAATCCCCAAGTTGACCGCCTGACCCAGTCTGCCATTATGGAGATTGATAAACATGGTCGTGTGGTCAACTACACTATCACACAAACGGTTATCAAGACAAGCTTCCGTATGACCTATAGTGATGTCAATGATATCCTAGCTGGCGATGAGGAAAAGAGACAAGAACATCAGAAAATTGTTCCAAGTATCGAACTCATGGCCAAGCTCCATGAAACTCTAGAAAACATGCGTGTGAAACGTGGTGCCCTTAATTTTGATACCAATGAAGCGAAGATTTTAGTGGATAAACAAGGTAAGCCTGTTGATATCGTTCTTCGTAAGCGTGGCATTGCCGAGCGCATGATCGAGTCTTTCATGTTGATGGCCAATGAAACAGTTGCCGAGCATTTTAGCAAGCTGGATCTACCTTTCATTTATCGAATTCACGAGGAGCCCAAGGCTGAAAAGGTTCAGAAGTTTATTGATTATGCTTCGAGTTTTGGCTTGCGCATTTATGGGACTGCCAGTGAGATTAGCCAGGAGGCACTTCAAGACATCATGCGTGCTGTTGAGGGAGAACCTTATGCAGATGTATTGTCCATGATGCTTCTTCGCTCCATGCAGCAGGCTCGCTATTCAGAGCACAATCACGGGCATTATGGACTAGCTGCTGACTATTATACTCACTTTACTAGCCCGATTCGTCGTTATCCAGACCTTCTTGTTCACCGTATGATTCGTGATTACGGCCGTTCTAAAGAAATAGCCGAGCATTTTGAACAAGTGATTCCAGAGATTGCGACCCAGTCTTCCAACCGTGAGCGTCGTGCCATCGAGGCTGAGCGTGAAGTCGAAGCCATGAAAAAGGCTGAGTACATGGAAGAATACGTAGGCGAAGAGTACGATGCGGTTGTGTCTAGCATCGTTAAATTCGGTCTCTTTGTTGAATTGCCGAACACAGTTGAAGGCTTGATTCACATCACTAATCTACCTGAATTTTATCATTTCAACGAACGTGATTTGACTCTTCGTGGGGAGAAATCAGGAATAACCTTCCGTGTAGGTCAGCAAATCCGTATCCGAGTTGAAAGAGCCGACAAGATGACTGGTGAAATTGACTTCTCTTATATTCCAAGTGAATTTGATGTGATTGAAAAAGGATTCAAACAGTCTAATCGTAGTGACAGAGGGCGTGGTTCAAGTCGTCGTTCAGATAAGAAGGAAGACAAGAGAAAATCAGGACGCTCAAATGATAAGCGCAAGCATTCACAAAAAGACAAGAAGAAAAAAGGGAAGAAACCTTTTTACAAGGAAGTAGCTAAGAAAGGAGCCAAGCATGGCAAAGGGCGAGGGAAAGGTCGTCGCACAAAATAA
- a CDS encoding competence protein CoiA: protein MFVARDARGELVNVLEDKLEKQNYTCPACGGQLRLRQGLSVRTHFAHKSLKDCGFSFENESPEHLANKASLYQWLKKEAEVQLEYPLPELKQIADVFINGHLALEVQCSPLSQKVLKERSEGYRSQGYQVLWLLGEKLWLKERLTRLQQGFLYFSQNMGFYVWEVDKKKQVLRLKYLIHQDLRGKLHYQIKEFLYGQASLLEILRFPYKKQKISHFTVSQDKDICRYIQQQLYYQNPFWMKEQAEAYQKGENLLTYGLKEWYPQIRPLVGNFCQIEKDLTRYYQYFQIYYQENPQNDWQKLYPPAFYQQYFLKNMVE, encoded by the coding sequence ATGTTTGTTGCGAGAGATGCTAGGGGAGAGCTGGTAAATGTGCTAGAGGATAAGCTTGAGAAGCAAAACTACACCTGCCCAGCTTGTGGAGGTCAGCTTCGTTTGCGTCAAGGACTAAGTGTACGGACCCATTTTGCCCATAAATCTTTAAAAGACTGTGGTTTTTCATTTGAAAATGAAAGTCCAGAACACTTGGCCAATAAGGCATCTCTCTATCAGTGGTTGAAAAAAGAGGCAGAGGTTCAATTAGAATACCCCCTTCCAGAGCTTAAACAGATTGCGGATGTATTTATAAATGGTCATCTTGCTCTAGAAGTTCAGTGTAGTCCCTTGTCTCAAAAAGTTCTTAAAGAGCGTAGTGAGGGCTATCGTAGTCAGGGTTACCAAGTACTGTGGTTGCTAGGAGAAAAACTTTGGCTTAAGGAGCGGTTGACTCGTCTGCAACAAGGTTTTCTCTATTTCAGTCAAAACATGGGCTTTTATGTTTGGGAAGTGGACAAGAAAAAACAGGTTTTAAGGCTTAAATATCTCATCCACCAAGATCTCCGCGGTAAACTCCATTATCAAATCAAGGAATTTCTCTATGGTCAAGCTAGTTTATTGGAAATATTGCGTTTCCCTTATAAGAAACAAAAAATATCTCATTTTACAGTTTCTCAGGATAAGGACATCTGTCGCTATATTCAGCAACAACTGTACTATCAAAATCCCTTTTGGATGAAAGAACAAGCAGAAGCCTATCAAAAGGGAGAAAATCTCCTGACTTATGGGCTAAAAGAATGGTATCCACAAATAAGACCACTAGTAGGTAATTTTTGCCAAATTGAGAAAGATTTGACTCGCTATTATCAGTATTTTCAAATCTATTACCAAGAAAATCCTCAAAATGATTGGCAAAAGCTTTATCCACCAGCCTTTTATCAGCAATATTTCTTGAAAAATATGGTAGAATAG
- a CDS encoding type II toxin-antitoxin system HicA family toxin, whose product MPITGKEMVKLALANGWIEVRKRGCHHHFKKEGVPYLVTIPVHGNEDLGKGLERKILKDLGL is encoded by the coding sequence ATGCCAATCACAGGTAAGGAAATGGTAAAATTAGCTCTTGCAAATGGATGGATTGAAGTTCGTAAGAGAGGATGTCATCATCATTTTAAGAAAGAAGGGGTTCCCTATCTTGTCACTATTCCAGTTCACGGTAATGAGGATCTAGGAAAAGGTTTAGAGAGAAAAATATTAAAAGATTTGGGATTATAG
- the tehB gene encoding SAM-dependent methyltransferase TehB produces MEKLVAYKRMPLWNKQTMPEAVQQKHNTKVGTWGKITVLKGALKFIELTEDGEVLAEHLFEAGADNPMAQPQAWHRVEAATDDVEWYLEFYCKPEDYFPKKYNTNPVHSEVLEAMQTVKPGKALDLGCGQGRNSLFLAQQGFDVTAVDQNELALEILQSIVEQEDLDMPVGLYDINSASIGQAYDFIVSTVVLMFLQADRIPAIIRNMQEHTTVGGYNLIVCAMDTEDYPCSVNFPFTFKEGELADYYKDWELVKYNENPGNLHRRDENGNRIQLRFATMLAKKIK; encoded by the coding sequence ATGGAAAAACTAGTTGCCTATAAACGCATGCCTTTGTGGAATAAACAAACTATGCCAGAGGCTGTTCAGCAGAAACACAATACCAAGGTCGGGACTTGGGGGAAAATTACTGTCTTGAAGGGAGCTCTCAAGTTTATTGAATTGACAGAGGATGGGGAGGTTCTAGCTGAGCACCTCTTTGAAGCAGGGGCCGACAATCCCATGGCACAACCTCAAGCTTGGCATCGAGTAGAGGCTGCTACAGACGATGTGGAATGGTATTTGGAGTTTTATTGTAAACCTGAGGATTATTTTCCTAAGAAATACAATACCAATCCTGTTCATTCAGAGGTCCTAGAGGCAATGCAGACAGTAAAACCAGGGAAAGCCTTGGATTTGGGTTGTGGTCAGGGCCGTAATTCCCTCTTTTTGGCCCAGCAAGGATTTGATGTGACAGCTGTAGATCAAAATGAACTGGCTCTTGAAATCTTGCAAAGCATTGTGGAACAGGAAGATTTGGACATGCCTGTTGGTCTTTACGATATCAATTCAGCCAGCATTGGACAAGCCTATGATTTTATCGTATCGACGGTGGTGCTGATGTTTCTACAAGCGGACCGCATTCCAGCTATTATCCGAAACATGCAGGAGCACACCACGGTAGGTGGCTACAACCTTATCGTCTGTGCAATGGACACGGAGGATTATCCTTGCTCAGTGAACTTCCCATTTACCTTTAAAGAAGGGGAATTGGCAGACTATTACAAGGATTGGGAATTGGTTAAGTACAATGAAAATCCAGGTAATCTGCACCGTCGCGATGAGAATGGCAATCGTATTCAACTACGCTTTGCGACCATGCTAGCTAAGAAAATCAAATAA